A region from the Kribbella shirazensis genome encodes:
- a CDS encoding DUF6131 family protein: MLILGLILLILGFVLNISILWTIGIILLLVGAVFWILGATGRAVAGRRYWY; encoded by the coding sequence ATGCTCATCCTCGGACTGATCCTGCTGATCCTCGGGTTCGTGCTGAACATCTCGATCCTGTGGACGATAGGAATCATCCTGCTCCTGGTCGGAGCGGTGTTCTGGATCCTCGGGGCGACCGGCCGCGCGGTCGCCGGACGAAGGTACTGGTACTGA
- a CDS encoding MFS transporter — translation MVSDSKRWLALALLCLTGFMIILDASIVLVAVPSIERELTFSTGGVQWVPSGYALMFGGLLLLGGRISDLLGRRRVFMTGLLLFAGSSLLCGFAWSGDALVLARGLQGAAAAVLAPSALSIVMTTFPSGPDRNKALGIWGATSGVGGTAGSLIGGPVTDGLGWQWIFFINVPVCVLVLVLAPVLLLDSRGPVRRGFDAAGAVTVTAALIVLVYAVIEAPASSAARTTLLALLSAVLFGLFVLVEKRSAAPLVPLRIFRSRALVGGNLITISWGLSAFGLNFVYTQYAQLALGASAIRYGLMCAVLAAAAVGGSILGQHLVTRAGPRVVAAVSLLVAGVGTTLMTRLTATSGYFELAFWGLTIFGAGLGAGTVAGSIAALSDVKGEDAGIASGLQNASFQIGGAVGVAVVSAVATASTSGTTPVALTHGYRTGFAIVWLFILIGFAGCLLVKRLLEVRSEESGNREPVVATSARRPPVKEASCSSSD, via the coding sequence ATGGTTTCCGATTCGAAGCGCTGGCTGGCGCTCGCGTTGCTGTGCCTGACCGGGTTCATGATCATCCTCGACGCGTCGATCGTGCTGGTCGCCGTACCGTCGATCGAGCGGGAGCTGACGTTCTCGACCGGAGGCGTGCAGTGGGTGCCGAGCGGGTACGCGCTGATGTTCGGCGGCCTCCTGTTGCTCGGTGGCCGGATCTCCGACCTGCTGGGGCGACGGCGGGTGTTCATGACCGGTCTGCTGTTGTTCGCCGGGTCCTCCCTGCTGTGCGGGTTCGCGTGGAGTGGTGACGCGCTGGTGCTGGCCCGGGGCCTGCAGGGCGCTGCGGCCGCCGTACTCGCACCGAGTGCGTTGTCGATCGTGATGACCACGTTCCCCTCCGGTCCGGATCGCAACAAGGCCCTGGGGATCTGGGGCGCGACCAGTGGTGTCGGCGGTACTGCGGGTTCGCTCATCGGCGGCCCTGTCACGGACGGGCTCGGTTGGCAGTGGATCTTCTTCATCAACGTTCCGGTGTGCGTGCTGGTCCTCGTACTGGCGCCGGTACTGCTGCTGGACAGTCGCGGACCAGTGCGCCGGGGTTTCGACGCGGCCGGCGCAGTCACCGTCACCGCGGCGCTCATCGTCCTCGTGTACGCCGTCATCGAAGCACCGGCGTCGTCCGCAGCGCGGACCACTCTGCTCGCGCTCCTCTCCGCAGTTCTCTTCGGACTGTTCGTACTGGTGGAGAAGCGGTCGGCGGCACCACTGGTACCGCTGCGCATCTTCCGCTCACGTGCACTGGTCGGCGGCAACCTCATCACGATCAGCTGGGGCCTGTCGGCGTTCGGTCTCAACTTCGTGTACACGCAGTACGCACAGCTCGCACTGGGTGCGTCGGCGATTCGCTACGGCCTCATGTGCGCCGTACTCGCAGCAGCTGCGGTCGGCGGGTCCATACTCGGCCAGCACCTCGTCACCCGGGCCGGACCTCGCGTGGTCGCTGCCGTGTCCCTCCTGGTCGCTGGAGTCGGCACGACATTGATGACTCGGCTCACGGCGACTTCGGGGTACTTCGAGTTGGCCTTCTGGGGCCTGACGATCTTCGGTGCAGGACTGGGTGCCGGTACGGTCGCCGGCTCGATCGCGGCCCTCAGCGACGTGAAGGGAGAGGACGCGGGCATCGCCTCCGGACTGCAGAACGCCAGCTTCCAGATCGGCGGGGCAGTGGGTGTCGCCGTGGTCTCGGCAGTCGCCACGGCCAGTACGTCGGGGACCACTCCCGTCGCCCTCACCCACGGGTACCGGACCGGGTTCGCGATCGTGTGGCTGTTCATCCTGATCGGCTTCGCCGGCTGCCTGCTCGTCAAACGTTTGTTGGAGGTTCGGTCCGAAGAGAGTGGGAACCGGGAGCCCGTGGTCGCCACCTCCGCCCGGCGACCCCCAGTGAAGGAGGCTTCATGCTCATCCTCGGACTGA
- a CDS encoding YciI family protein, whose translation MKYVVMIFRSVDRGWTAEDDEALGRLLQLERELGASGELISSEGLLPPTEGRIVQLRDGRQVVTDGPFGEAKEQLAGFFLVDAADDARAQAIAGQVSAAVGDRVELRGTLLSAGMPDEIR comes from the coding sequence ATGAAGTACGTCGTGATGATTTTCCGGAGTGTCGACCGGGGCTGGACCGCGGAGGACGACGAGGCGCTCGGCCGGCTGCTGCAGCTCGAGCGGGAGCTGGGCGCGTCCGGTGAGCTGATCAGTTCGGAAGGACTGCTTCCGCCGACCGAGGGCCGGATCGTGCAGCTCCGCGACGGCCGGCAGGTGGTCACCGACGGGCCGTTCGGCGAAGCGAAGGAGCAGTTGGCCGGGTTCTTCCTGGTCGACGCCGCCGACGACGCCCGGGCGCAGGCGATCGCCGGTCAGGTCTCGGCCGCGGTCGGCGACCGGGTCGAGCTGCGAGGCACGTTGCTCTCAGCGGGGATGCCAGACGAAATCCGGTGA
- a CDS encoding YciI family protein: MVTVKYMLLIYSNAESWAGLSAEQRDGLTRAHENLTRELTEQGLLVSAAGLADPITTRTVQVRDDTATTTDGPYAEAKEHLAGFYLVECDDIDQAIGYAARMPDAEYVAVEVRPVMDTSGLEM; this comes from the coding sequence ATGGTGACTGTGAAGTACATGCTGCTGATCTACAGCAACGCCGAGAGCTGGGCGGGCCTGTCCGCTGAGCAACGTGACGGCTTGACTCGTGCACACGAGAACCTGACGCGGGAGCTGACCGAGCAGGGCCTGCTGGTCAGTGCAGCCGGTCTGGCCGACCCGATCACGACGCGGACGGTGCAGGTGCGTGACGACACCGCGACCACGACAGACGGGCCGTACGCGGAGGCCAAGGAGCATCTGGCCGGGTTCTACCTGGTGGAGTGCGATGACATCGACCAGGCGATCGGGTACGCCGCGCGGATGCCGGACGCGGAGTACGTCGCCGTGGAGGTGCGGCCGGTGATGGATACGTCAGGGCTGGAGATGTGA
- a CDS encoding SH3 domain-containing protein: MKVAIPGAAVAMVATGSAAALPSQQIQIDPSIASSSLQTARETTISRDALRPPITTSPAPSATPKPKPKPTPTARHLKKQAPIPKPTATKTRATQEVNAEPPKISGTKYTTTDVNLWSLPLTGILLDVLPKGTKVSVTGKIDGIWAEVVSDGKSRWVKAQYLSATKPVASTSGTISQAACESGSGVEDGLTQDAIRVHRAVCAKFPDITSYGGLRAGDSGSEHSTGRALDIMVSGSRGQEVADWLKVNYKKLGISELIWAQQIWTVQRSGEGWRGMEDRGGATANHYDHVHVSVYGNAGTV; this comes from the coding sequence GTGAAGGTGGCGATCCCCGGCGCGGCAGTGGCCATGGTGGCCACCGGGTCGGCGGCCGCGCTTCCCAGCCAGCAGATCCAGATCGACCCCTCGATCGCCAGCTCGTCCCTGCAGACGGCGCGCGAGACCACGATCAGCCGGGACGCCCTGCGTCCGCCGATCACGACGTCGCCGGCTCCGAGCGCCACGCCGAAGCCGAAGCCGAAGCCGACCCCGACGGCGAGGCACCTCAAGAAGCAGGCGCCGATCCCGAAGCCGACGGCCACGAAGACCCGCGCGACCCAGGAGGTCAACGCGGAACCGCCGAAGATCTCCGGCACGAAGTACACCACCACCGACGTGAACCTGTGGTCCCTGCCACTGACCGGCATCCTGCTGGACGTGCTGCCGAAGGGCACCAAGGTCTCCGTCACCGGCAAGATCGACGGCATCTGGGCCGAGGTCGTCAGCGACGGCAAGTCCCGCTGGGTCAAGGCGCAGTACCTGTCCGCCACCAAGCCGGTCGCGAGCACCTCCGGGACGATCTCGCAGGCGGCCTGCGAGTCCGGCTCCGGCGTCGAGGACGGTCTGACCCAGGACGCGATCCGCGTCCACCGCGCGGTCTGCGCGAAGTTCCCGGACATCACGTCGTACGGCGGTCTGCGGGCCGGCGACTCCGGCTCGGAGCACTCCACCGGGCGCGCGCTCGACATCATGGTCAGCGGGTCGCGGGGCCAGGAGGTCGCGGACTGGCTGAAAGTGAACTACAAGAAGCTCGGTATCAGCGAGCTGATCTGGGCGCAGCAGATCTGGACGGTTCAGCGCAGCGGCGAAGGCTGGCGCGGCATGGAGGATCGCGGCGGTGCGACCGCGAACCACTACGACCACGTGCACGTGTCCGTCTACGGCAACGCCGGCACGGTCTGA
- a CDS encoding ester cyclase, with protein MSTTTRAGDIAVRSILIMADGERSDFDAVIHPDARNREDVVGPADGRGRGPAAYYATAQWLRGAFEGLSYEIHHVIADGNLVAVNSTMKGRHVAPFVTYADDGAVDTVFPPTRKEFAVTQSHWFRIEDGQVVDHWANRDDLGQAKQLGWVPPTPAYLFRMARAKSRAKRPVA; from the coding sequence ATGAGTACGACGACCCGGGCCGGCGACATCGCCGTCCGCAGCATCCTGATCATGGCCGACGGGGAACGGTCCGACTTCGACGCGGTGATCCACCCGGACGCGCGCAACCGGGAGGACGTCGTCGGCCCGGCGGACGGCCGGGGAAGGGGGCCGGCCGCCTACTACGCGACCGCGCAGTGGCTGCGCGGCGCGTTCGAGGGCCTGTCGTACGAGATCCACCACGTCATTGCCGATGGCAACTTGGTGGCGGTGAACTCGACGATGAAGGGCCGGCATGTCGCGCCGTTCGTCACCTATGCCGACGACGGTGCGGTGGACACGGTGTTCCCGCCGACCCGGAAGGAGTTCGCGGTCACGCAGTCGCACTGGTTCCGGATCGAGGACGGCCAGGTCGTCGACCACTGGGCGAACCGTGACGACCTCGGTCAGGCCAAGCAGCTCGGCTGGGTGCCGCCGACGCCGGCGTACCTGTTCCGGATGGCGCGCGCCAAGTCCCGCGCCAAGCGCCCGGTCGCGTGA
- a CDS encoding enoyl-CoA hydratase/isomerase family protein, translated as MEFRVEGGAVARLVIDRVAKRNALTRAMWEALPGVLAGLAADDAVKVLIVTGEGPTFSAGADIRELISGADPADPMAELRAFNLRAQAALREFPKPTIAVVRGHCIGGGLEIAVNCDFRFAARDASFGVTPARIGVVYPPDAIKVLLDLVGPATTKYLLFSGELLTAERAELKGLVDRVADDPMAAAEAFAETLVSRSQLTIRSAKESVNALLAGDDADAAAVRRYRETIASGELAEGIEAFTQKRSPDFVWHPR; from the coding sequence GTGGAATTCCGGGTCGAGGGTGGAGCGGTCGCGCGGCTGGTGATCGATCGCGTGGCGAAGCGGAACGCGTTGACCCGTGCGATGTGGGAGGCGCTGCCCGGGGTGCTCGCCGGACTGGCGGCCGACGACGCGGTGAAGGTGCTGATCGTGACCGGTGAAGGCCCGACCTTCTCGGCCGGCGCCGACATCCGCGAGCTGATCTCCGGCGCCGACCCGGCCGACCCGATGGCCGAGCTGCGGGCGTTCAACCTGCGGGCGCAGGCCGCGCTGCGGGAGTTCCCGAAACCGACCATCGCCGTCGTCCGCGGGCATTGCATCGGCGGCGGGCTGGAGATCGCGGTGAACTGCGATTTCCGGTTCGCCGCCCGCGATGCGAGCTTCGGCGTCACGCCGGCGCGGATCGGCGTCGTCTACCCGCCGGACGCGATCAAGGTCCTGCTCGACCTGGTGGGTCCCGCGACGACGAAGTACCTGCTCTTCAGCGGTGAGCTGCTGACCGCGGAGCGGGCCGAGCTGAAGGGCCTCGTGGATCGGGTGGCCGACGATCCGATGGCGGCGGCCGAGGCGTTCGCGGAGACGCTGGTGTCGCGGTCGCAGCTGACGATCCGGTCGGCCAAGGAGTCGGTCAACGCGCTCCTGGCGGGTGACGACGCCGACGCGGCCGCGGTACGGCGGTATCGCGAGACGATCGCCTCCGGTGAACTCGCGGAAGGTATCGAGGCCTTCACGCAGAAGCGGTCACCGGATTTCGTCTGGCATCCCCGCTGA
- a CDS encoding TetR/AcrR family transcriptional regulator — MAEVKRNYDATSRRERARQRRRDVVVAAQELFETDGFQATTISAIARRAGVSAESIYKGFGTKAALAKAVFDFVIAGDDEPVPLAERPEIQAIQDEPDVQRKLRLYVDGMIERQTRSARVQILIRDGRHSDDTLRETWQTLLDERLTGMTMFARHLLETGDLRPGITLDEVADVLWTYISVELYELLVLHRGWSPRRYGDHVAAAITTAICPPSV; from the coding sequence ATGGCGGAAGTCAAGAGGAACTACGACGCGACCTCGCGGCGCGAGCGGGCGCGGCAACGCCGGCGCGACGTGGTGGTCGCGGCGCAGGAACTGTTCGAGACGGACGGTTTCCAGGCGACCACGATCAGTGCGATCGCCCGCCGGGCAGGCGTCTCGGCGGAGAGCATCTACAAGGGCTTCGGGACGAAGGCGGCGCTCGCGAAGGCGGTCTTCGACTTCGTCATCGCCGGCGACGACGAGCCCGTCCCGCTCGCCGAGCGCCCCGAGATCCAGGCGATCCAGGACGAGCCCGACGTACAGCGGAAACTCCGGCTGTACGTCGACGGCATGATCGAGCGGCAGACGCGGTCGGCGCGTGTGCAGATCCTGATCCGGGACGGGCGGCACAGCGACGACACCCTGCGCGAGACGTGGCAGACCCTGCTCGACGAGCGGCTGACCGGGATGACCATGTTCGCCCGCCACCTCCTCGAGACCGGGGACCTCCGGCCGGGCATCACGCTCGACGAGGTCGCCGACGTGCTCTGGACGTACATTTCGGTCGAGCTGTACGAGCTGCTCGTCCTGCACCGCGGCTGGTCCCCGCGGCGGTACGGCGACCACGTGGCGGCCGCGATCACGACGGCGATCTGTCCACCAAGCGTTTGA
- a CDS encoding DUF6596 domain-containing protein — MKDFELLLREQAPQVLSALVRHYGHFDLAEEAVQEALLAAAQQWPTEGVPDNPRGWLIRVGSRRLTDLLRSESARRRREENAAQLAAPEEFVASGPDIEDLGGRDDTLTLLFLCCHPALSPASQIALTLRAVGGLTTAQIAAAFLVPESTMAQRISRAKRSIKQAGSTFELPPEADRDERMGAVLHVLYLIFNEGYTASSGTSLHSAELTTEAIRLVRGVRRLLPDDGEVAGLLALMLLTDARRPARTGADGTLIPLAEQDRSKWDKAAIVEGEALVSDALSRTQLGPYQVQAAIAAVHDTAERAEDTDWRQIVALYDVLEQLVDNPMVKLNHAVAVGMAIGPKEGLAVLEPLASDDRMNHRLEAVRAHLLEMAGETAAARESYLLAARRTTSVPERTYLQSKADRL, encoded by the coding sequence GTGAAGGACTTCGAACTCCTGCTGCGGGAGCAGGCGCCGCAAGTCCTCAGTGCGCTGGTGCGGCACTACGGTCACTTCGACCTGGCCGAGGAAGCAGTACAGGAGGCCCTGCTCGCCGCCGCGCAGCAGTGGCCGACCGAGGGCGTCCCGGACAACCCGCGTGGCTGGCTGATCCGGGTCGGGTCGCGGCGGCTCACCGACCTGCTCCGGAGTGAGTCGGCCCGGCGTCGTCGTGAGGAGAACGCGGCACAGTTGGCCGCTCCGGAGGAATTCGTTGCCTCAGGCCCGGACATCGAGGACCTGGGCGGTCGGGACGACACGCTGACGCTGCTCTTCCTCTGCTGCCACCCGGCGTTGTCGCCGGCGTCGCAGATCGCGCTGACCTTGCGTGCGGTCGGTGGTCTCACCACTGCGCAGATCGCGGCCGCGTTCCTGGTGCCGGAGTCCACCATGGCGCAGCGGATCAGCCGGGCGAAGCGGAGCATCAAGCAGGCCGGCAGTACCTTCGAGCTGCCGCCGGAGGCGGACCGGGACGAGCGGATGGGCGCCGTACTGCATGTGCTCTACCTGATCTTCAACGAGGGCTACACGGCTTCTTCCGGTACTTCGTTGCACAGTGCGGAGCTGACCACGGAAGCGATCCGGCTGGTGCGCGGCGTACGGAGGCTCCTGCCGGACGATGGTGAGGTAGCGGGGTTGCTGGCGTTGATGTTGCTGACCGACGCGCGGCGGCCGGCGCGGACCGGTGCGGACGGGACCCTGATCCCGCTGGCCGAGCAGGACCGGTCGAAGTGGGACAAGGCCGCCATCGTCGAGGGTGAGGCGCTAGTGAGCGATGCGCTGTCGCGGACGCAGCTGGGGCCGTACCAGGTACAGGCGGCGATCGCTGCCGTGCACGACACGGCGGAGCGTGCTGAGGACACGGACTGGCGGCAGATCGTCGCGCTGTACGACGTACTCGAGCAGCTGGTCGACAACCCGATGGTGAAGCTCAATCACGCGGTAGCGGTCGGTATGGCGATCGGCCCGAAGGAAGGTCTCGCCGTACTCGAGCCACTCGCGTCGGACGACCGGATGAACCACCGGCTGGAGGCTGTCCGCGCCCACCTGCTCGAAATGGCC